A region of Bacteroidia bacterium DNA encodes the following proteins:
- a CDS encoding N-6 DNA methylase: MDLFVSAEINKPKKHIYKQNLSPINNLKVIFREIRDYFAGNVTGITRDEKIAQNIMRLLFCKIYDEKYTENEQLVNFANRPNENIQEFQKRIFILFENVKNQYSDIFESEEELEIQASDLSFIVSKMEEHSILNADRDIIADAFEELIGTSFRGGEGQFFTPRNIVQMMIDVLQPTSGERIIDPACGSGGFIAHILQHLIKNKASNYYISGIDKDLFLSKLAKIYLTILGESEYHIFCENSLEVTALWKPETQHHIQLGTFDLILANPPFGAKIPVIGENLLKQYELGYFWQESTIQNGTDQNNSKYLITKDLRDKQPPQILFVERIIQLLKTGGRAGIVLPEGIFGNPSDRYVWEYVKKYCSILGIVSLSQETFQPSTHTKTSVVFLEKKPNNRSQVFMAIAKNIGHDKNGKPTFKFNKDGSYIFDKQGNKILDDETPEIAQNFTKFLNGTLEESVLGFAVSTAETENHIYIPETYKPEVKQTLLQIKKSGLYDLTRVGDLAEKGVLQIKRGNEIGSKYYGTGDIPFVRTTDIVNWEIKANPIKSVAEEIYWQYKEQQDVRENDILFVNDGTFLIGRSAILTENDKKCIIQSHLRKIRVLQTDGLYPFYLFYLLNSNIVREQVEMLTFVQATLSTLGNRIMDLQLPIHKDKNEVEIIGKEVRAIVILKKQLKERTNKLTDDSL, from the coding sequence ATGGATTTATTTGTGTCGGCTGAAATTAATAAGCCGAAAAAACATATTTACAAGCAAAATCTTTCGCCTATCAACAACCTAAAAGTTATTTTTAGGGAGATACGAGATTATTTCGCAGGAAACGTAACAGGCATAACCAGAGATGAAAAAATCGCTCAAAATATTATGCGTTTACTTTTTTGTAAAATATATGATGAAAAATATACAGAAAACGAGCAGTTAGTCAATTTTGCAAATAGACCTAACGAAAATATACAAGAATTTCAAAAACGGATTTTCATACTGTTTGAAAATGTAAAAAACCAATATTCAGATATTTTTGAAAGTGAAGAAGAATTAGAAATTCAAGCAAGTGACTTATCTTTTATTGTGTCTAAGATGGAAGAGCATTCTATTTTAAACGCAGACAGAGATATTATTGCCGATGCTTTTGAAGAATTGATAGGTACTTCGTTTCGTGGTGGTGAAGGGCAATTTTTTACGCCTCGAAATATTGTGCAAATGATGATTGATGTTTTGCAACCAACATCTGGCGAAAGAATTATTGACCCCGCTTGCGGTTCGGGCGGATTTATTGCCCATATCTTGCAGCATTTAATTAAAAACAAAGCATCTAATTATTATATTTCAGGCATTGACAAAGATTTATTTTTATCCAAACTAGCCAAAATCTATTTGACTATTTTGGGCGAAAGCGAGTATCATATTTTTTGTGAAAATAGCCTTGAAGTCACTGCTTTGTGGAAGCCTGAAACACAACATCATATTCAATTGGGTACATTTGATTTGATTTTAGCAAATCCGCCTTTTGGGGCGAAAATTCCCGTAATTGGCGAAAATTTGTTGAAACAATACGAACTAGGGTATTTTTGGCAAGAGAGTACTATTCAAAACGGGACAGACCAAAACAACAGCAAATATCTGATAACTAAAGATTTAAGAGATAAGCAACCGCCGCAAATTTTGTTTGTTGAGCGTATCATACAACTTTTGAAAACCGGCGGAAGGGCAGGCATCGTTTTGCCCGAAGGTATTTTTGGTAATCCGTCAGACCGTTATGTTTGGGAATATGTAAAAAAATATTGCTCTATTTTAGGTATTGTTTCTCTTTCCCAAGAAACTTTCCAACCCAGCACGCACACCAAAACAAGCGTAGTATTTTTGGAGAAAAAACCAAATAACCGCAGCCAAGTTTTTATGGCAATCGCCAAAAATATAGGACACGACAAAAACGGAAAACCAACTTTTAAGTTTAATAAAGACGGTTCGTATATTTTTGATAAACAAGGCAATAAAATTCTTGATGACGAAACTCCCGAAATTGCTCAAAACTTTACAAAGTTTTTGAATGGAACTCTAGAAGAAAGCGTTTTAGGTTTTGCAGTGTCTACGGCAGAAACTGAAAATCATATTTATATTCCCGAAACCTACAAACCCGAAGTAAAGCAAACTCTTTTGCAAATCAAAAAAAGCGGTTTGTATGATTTGACAAGAGTGGGAGATTTGGCAGAAAAAGGCGTTTTACAAATCAAAAGAGGCAATGAAATAGGCTCAAAGTATTACGGAACAGGCGATATCCCTTTTGTAAGAACTACCGATATTGTAAATTGGGAAATTAAGGCAAATCCTATAAAATCGGTTGCAGAAGAAATTTATTGGCAGTACAAAGAACAACAAGACGTAAGAGAAAACGATATTTTATTTGTCAATGACGGCACATTTTTGATTGGCAGAAGCGCAATTTTAACCGAAAATGATAAGAAATGTATTATTCAAAGCCATTTGCGTAAAATTAGAGTTTTGCAAACAGACGGATTATATCCGTTTTATTTGTTCTATTTGCTCAACTCAAACATAGTACGGGAACAAGTAGAAATGCTTACTTTCGTACAAGCGACTCTCTCTACGTTGGGTAATAGAATTATGGATTTGCAGTTGCCTATACACAAAGACAAAAACGAAGTAGAGATAATTGGCAAAGAAGTGCGAGCCATAGTTATACTGAAAAAACAACTTAAAGAAAGAACTAACAAGTTGACAGACGACAGCTTGTAA